The genomic region CAAATGTGTGAATTTTGTAACGGAGATCAGCAACTATACTTGGGATGTCGATAAGAGGACAGGTCAAAAGATTAATAAGCCTATTGATGATTTTAATCATTTGATGGATGCTATGAGATACGCACTAGAAGGGTTTATAAGAGGTGATATATTTAGTTTTGATTAATAATAAAAGGGATTGCTGCAAAATATGCAATAATCAGTTTCTACGGGGAGGTGGCTGGTTGGACAAAAGAATTGTAGAGCTTGATATAGCAAGGTGGAGGACAAGTCTTAAACGTAAGATAATGATTGATGGAGAAAGGTATTATAGAGGAGATCATGATATTTTAAGGCGTAAGAGGACTGTCATAGGGGATAACGGAGATCTTAAAGAAGTTGATAATCTACCTAATAATCGTATTGTAGATAATCAGTATAAAAAGATGGTTAACCAGAAGGTTGATTATTTACTTGCCAAGCCTTTAACTCTTGAATGTGACAATAAAAAATATTTGAGTTTGCTTAAAACTATTTTTAATAAACGATTTCAAAGGATTTTGAAAAATGTTGCCGAAGATGCCCTTAATTGCGGTCTAGGTTTTTTATTTGTCTATTATGATGATCTTGGAGAGCTTAATTTTAAGAGATTTAAGCCCTATGAGGTTATACTGCATTGGTTAGATGACGAGCATACTAAATTAGACTATTTAATTAGGTGTTTTAGCGTCGAGGTTTTTGAAAATAATATGTATCGTTCAGTTGATAAAGTGGAAGTGTATTCTCCTGACGGGATTGATTATTATGAATATACAAATGGTAATTTAAAACCCGTTGAACCTTATCATAATAATTATTTTACACGAGTTGTAGATGGCGTGGAAAATCATTATACGTGGGATAAGATACCTGTAATATCTTTTAAATATAATCATAAAGAAATACCTCTTATTAAAATGGTCAAAACCCTTCAAGATGGGCTTAATCTCATCGAATCTAATTTTCAGAATCAGATGGAAGAGGATGCAAGAAATACAATCCTGATACTTAAAAATTATGATGGTGAAAATCTAGGAGAGTTTAGACGCAACTTAGCTACTTACGGAGCTATTAAGGTTAGGACTGAGTCTGGAGCTGATGGTGGTGGAGTTGATGCCTTGCAGGTTGAAATCAATGCAGATAATTATAGGACACTCTTAGATGTGTTTAAGAAAGCCATTATTGAGAATGCTATGGGTTATGATGCTAAAGATGAAAGACTCTCAGGTACTCCTAATCAGATGAATATTTTATCTATGTATTCGGATATTGAATTAGATGCGAACTCTATGGAAACTGAGTTCCAAGCATCTTTGGAAGAATTATTGTGGTTTGTTAATGTGCATTTTGGACTTAAGGGATTAGGTAATTACGATAACAGTATAGTTGATATTATTTTTATCAGAATGTGTTATTAGGCAAACCTCCTAAGGATCTTATAAATAATCTTGTTAAAAAATTTAATACAACTAAAGCTAACGCTAGCAGGTTGGTGATGACCGAGCTAGCGTTTTTTCATACAGTTTCGCAGAGGGATG from Candidatus Arthromitus sp. SFB-mouse-Japan harbors:
- a CDS encoding phage portal protein, which produces MDKRIVELDIARWRTSLKRKIMIDGERYYRGDHDILRRKRTVIGDNGDLKEVDNLPNNRIVDNQYKKMVNQKVDYLLAKPLTLECDNKKYLSLLKTIFNKRFQRILKNVAEDALNCGLGFLFVYYDDLGELNFKRFKPYEVILHWLDDEHTKLDYLIRCFSVEVFENNMYRSVDKVEVYSPDGIDYYEYTNGNLKPVEPYHNNYFTRVVDGVENHYTWDKIPVISFKYNHKEIPLIKMVKTLQDGLNLIESNFQNQMEEDARNTILILKNYDGENLGEFRRNLATYGAIKVRTESGADGGGVDALQVEINADNYRTLLDVFKKAIIENAMGYDAKDERLSGTPNQMNILSMYSDIELDANSMETEFQASLEELLWFVNVHFGLKGLGNYDNSIVDIIFIRMCY